From the genome of Ammospiza caudacuta isolate bAmmCau1 chromosome 12, bAmmCau1.pri, whole genome shotgun sequence:
agttttcttgcagtggaaaactcagagaccttttttctacttgcaacatcagcaggcttgtttgcctgtgctatctttctgcttggtaaaaacaccTTCTTGTTTGAagtgggtttatcctttgctctaagccataaaaaccccttctaactaacacaccctttgccttcTTGGTTAcccagtaagactggctcagcaattatttctttctatatcaaaacttgctttcaattccattccttcttcagattctacattcaaaaatctttctgccaagcatcCATAtttgtgagactttcttgtcaaacttccATCTTTCCCATTCCTGAAGCACAAACTGCAGGTGTTTCTCTCCCCAAGGCCACGCTCAGTGGCAGTGGCGTGCTCGGAGAATGCTGCAGCCTTGGTGCCACACTGTGCGGGTGGCCTGTCACTACGAAGGCTGGACcattctgtgttttgctgcttttccacagCGTTTCGGAAGATCGGTGACGCTTCCCTGTTAGCTGTGGGTTTAAAGCCACCCCGCTCTGCGCATTTCACTGATCACAGCCCCCGAGCCCCTCAGAGCAGGCCCCGCCAAGCCCGGGAGGTGCGGGGGCGATGTCCGGGCGGGGCAGCGCTCGGGGCGGctcggggcggggccgggggcggctcccggcgggacggggcgggcgGAGCGAggcagcggcgggagcggagccGCTCCCTCAGCATTGCGCACCATGGCGGCGGCAGGAGCGCGCGGGCgtgtggccaggctggaggagctggcgGCGAAGCCCCTGGGCGCGGCGGAGCCGCTGTCGCTGGGCTCGCTGAAGGgcaaggtgctgctggtggtCAATGTGGCGTCGCTCTGAGGCACGACCAAGCGCGATTACCAGCAGCTCAACGAGCTGCAGCAGCGCTTCGGTCCCCGCGGGCTCCAGGTCCTCGGCTTCCCCTGCAACCAGTTCGGTCACCAGGTAAGGGCGGGTGGCGGGGCCGGGAGTGGggccggggagcggggccggggagcGGAGGGGAGCCGTCCCCCGGGCCGGGCTCTCACGGGCCGTTCTCGGCGCGATTTTACCTTTGTTTCCTTAGGAAAACTGCACCAACGAAGAGATCCTTCCCATGCTCGAGCACGTTCGTCCTGGCAACGGCTTCAAGCCCAATTTCATGATGTTCGAGAAGTGCGACGTGAACGGGAAGGACGCGCACCCTCTGTTCACCTTCCTGAAAGAGGCGCTGCCCTTCCCGCACGACGACCCCTCGTCGCTGATGACCAACCCGCAGTACATCATCTGGTCCCCGGTGTGCCGCAATGACATCGCCTGGAACTTCGAGAAGTTCCTCATTCGCCCCGACGGCATGCCCTTCAAACGCTACAGCCGGCATTTCGAAACCATCAAGATCCAGGACGACATTGAGATGCTTCTGCAGAAGGTTGACTAGAAAGTTCTCTGCCCTTTGCCCTTGCTGTtggctgtttttctttcagGGAGCCGCTGCTTTGGCAGAAATCCCAATGTCTCATGCAGATTTTGCTTATGATGGTGCATCTTCCAAATCCTTGAAGTGTGCCTGATGTTTTCAAAAGTTGCATGGGAATGTTTGggaaggaatgccagggcaaGCAGCTGTGAGTTTCAGTAGTTCACTGTGATTCTCTGAATAAAAATTGTGTAGTTTCTTTAAGGCTGTGGCTTGATAAATCTGTGTGAGTTGGGTAAAACGTGGTGGGTCTGTTACCTGTTCATCAGCCCATgtgggtgctcacctggagcactCTAGCACGGCCGTGCAGTCAGGCTGAACTAAACTGAGGGCAtgagctctgcaggctgtgaATCAGTACCATGTCCTGCCCCATGTGTAAcaagcctggcagagcaggagggcgGTGGGGAACAAACAGACCTTGCCCCAGTGCTCACTGGGCCTTCCTTAAGGCCTCTGTGCAGAGGGAACACCCTGGCATCTGGCCAGGAGGTGATTTTACACTGGCTGAATCCCCAGTGTGGCTACCAGCAACCAGTCACAACAGGCTGATACCTGCTAGGTCAGGGAGATGAGTGATTCTGCAGCTTGGGGGGACCTAgaccaggagcagcacccacTGTCCCTCCCCTTGTCCCTGAgccactgtcccctcactgaCTCTACCCCGCTTTGCGTCAGTGGTGACCCAGCACAGATCCTCACATGCTTGCCCAGTCCTCCATGAGACGGAAGCACCACGCAGGGAATCATGTGACAAACCAGTTTGTTCATGTTCCCAGAGCAATACCACCCCAATCAACCACCTGGCCCATGGGAACTGTGCCCTGCCTCAGTGTCCTTGTTTCCTTTGGGCACAGGAATTGCATATGACACTCCCAAGTGCAGATCTGCcaggaaatatttccttttcacttCTTCCATAACAGTTTTTTGACTCCTGGCAACCACGGAGCTGAGAAGTACTTAATGAGAGGTTGGTACAACTGAAGccaatgatcttggaggtctttcctaatcttaatgattctatgattcagtAATAATTCTGACATATTGGCCCTGCTCAGCAATCCTGGTTTTACAGGCTGCTGCTAAATGACTGAAATTATGATTGGTTTCCCATGGGAAATCATGAACCTCTGCCAAATTTCACCTGCCATCCTTCTGCCCAGTAGCTCAACTCCTTCTACAGGAAAACGTTCACGCCTCCAATTGCTCTGTGAGCACATTTTCATTGCAAGCCACTCCTCACAAGGCCTTGTAGCACTGTGCATAAACTTGGTGTGGGACTGAGGAATCCTAACCCTGACTAAAAACTTGGGCTCTCCAAGGGAAGGCATAATGCTTTCAAGCATTCATGCACTGTTTTCATAATAAAAACACTCAGGATTTGAGGGTttggtagggtttttttcttgtttgtagCTTTTCACTTTACAAACTCACAGTTGCTTTGTTACTGTACCTATATCCAAGGATCCCTCAAGATTGAGGAGAGACTGGGTAAACCTTGCAACCAGCACCACCCTGCTTGCTGCTACCCCTGAGTCATCGAGCTTTGAACTCGGATTGCACAATCCTCACCGGGGGATTTCTTAAATCCCAGAACAGCTTCATAGAAAAAAACAGGATGTTTTCAGCAGCTATTGTAGCTTTGCAGCAGATGATGCATGGTGTAGGGGATTATTTTTTCAGTTAGTTCTACTTCCTTCATAAATGCAAGATGTTGAAATAGGTGGAAAGTACAGGGgatcaggagcagcagaaacctAGGGCACTGAAAATCTTTCTCAACGTGAGCTGTGGCACTTCCTCATTCCTGACTCACCAAACTCGAGCTTTTGAGTGGGGCCTCCTCTGTCCCTAACCAGCCTCTGGCTCTGGCCAAGgcccacagggagcagagcccaacaCCTGCTGCATCTCCATCATGCCAAAAAAGGTCTCTTGCACCTTGCACTGTGCTTATTCTGTGCCTGTGGCCAAGGGATTTATTTACCTTCTgactgctggggctgtgctagCAGAACAACAAAgcaacagctccagctgtgccagaagCAGCACACTGACACGATTCCAGGACAAAACTGAGCCATGCCAGCAGGAAGAtgaacaatcccagtgtaaGCACACCAGCAGGAACTCAGCAGCGTGGCTGAAAGCTGCCCAGCCTTGTAATTCCCAGTCTCATTTCAgcattccctgcagcagctggctctggggtcagtgggctgcagcacagagggcactggctggagctccctggcagtgacagggacagtgcaCCACAGTCCCCACACAGGATCTCACCCCAAACCTTGGCTGGTGCTGTGATGAGGGGAGGTGAacaccacaggcagcagctctgtacTGAGGGGAGGCATGAAGAATCCCAGGCAATTCTTCAGGTATTGTAAATCAGCCCAGTTCTATTTCTGTAATTCCAGAGAGAAACAGACTGACTCAGAGGGCAACCTTAAAATAAATACTACTTTAGCACAATTGGCTGCTTCTGTGGCTTGAGGAAGTTGTCCTTTCAACATCTCCTGTCTGTCACATATACCCTCCTACACTACACTTTAATTGCAAACACTTAATCCCTCTGTTAGTGTTcctgtttttccatttttcttgcACATCAAAGTTTCATATATGCTCTCCTTCACAGAAAGTATTTGTCCCCTACTTGTCCCCCCTCCCAGTGATTCTTCCCCCCTTTAGCTGCTAATAGTCACTACCAACTTCTTAAATACTTAAACAAGTTCAAATATTTGAAGCTTTCAGGAGTGTTACCTAGTTCGAAGAAAAATTATCCTTCCTGGTCCTTTCTCCCTCACCCAGATTCCCTAGTGTTCTGCCCACCAAACCCTGGGCTATCTGCTGAAATCCTGGCTGATGAGATGTGGTGTTCAGAAGTGTCTACTCAACAGAAGTGCCATCAGCCTGAGACCTTTCTTACTCAGCCTGTACAAGGTTCTTTCAGCTATTtaaattccctttctcctcGGCAGCTTTCAGTCACTGTGTTTGATCATTGCCATCATAAGGCAGGCTGGGAACACCTGCCTCAGTCCTGTGGTACTTGAGGGGGCTTTGCTGCTGTCAGTGCCACTTTCACACCCATCGGGATGAGCTGGAGATGGGGGCAGAAGTCCATGGCTGAAAGAAAAGTGCTTGAGGAGCGAGGAGAACACAGACATCTCTGTCTACAGTGAAACTGGAACAATGTAATTTTCTTGCACTgaatcagaaagccctgaattaAACCATTTAATTGTTTACCACACTTTCTATGAGGAGTCAGTAATTCATTAGCAGAGTGAGGTCAGCCACCAAGCACTATCTCAGAATAGCtgactcattttaaaaacacaccCAGCCTTGCCATAATAGGGTGTGTTAGAGCCTGAAGGGGCCCTACCCTCTGAGAAAAACTGAAGTAACAACACTCAACTCTTACTGGAAGGAGAAAATGGTTCTTTCAGCCTTAACTGAATGAAATTGCCCTGCTGTCAGGAAGATAAAAGGCTTTTATCACGTTACCCTGGTTGCTGCAgcaatgccagcctggcagcaaCCAGAGCCCACCTGCCCATGGTGCTGCCAGAaggctcctggcacaggcagtCACAGCACCCCCACAGCACCCTCGCCTTTTTTTCACATAAGGTAAAGGGATTTCTTTGGTGCATCCGTTTAAGGCAgatttttttgaattcttcccaAGAGCCCTCCTTCTCAAGGACCCGACACGGTACTGGAGGGATCAATGCCTGCATCTCCTGGAGCAGTTCTCTCCTGAGACATGCCCCAGTCGATCTCACACACCCGTTGTCCCGTTTATTCCCCTAACAACTGGAAGTGCAACGCCCTCACCAGTGTGCCCCACGTCAGAAAATGGAGCGTCTAAAACCGAAACCACGGTCCAACCAAATGTTTCTGCCACCAGTGttgacagagagaaagaaaaataaactctttATGAAGAACTAAAGGTTTCAGCTTGGGTTCGATCTTCACTGAGCCATAATTCAGGGAGGAGATTCTTGCTGAGAAAGTGAAGCACAGGgtgtctggagcccagagcaaggggctggcaggagccactctgggcaggtttggggagggctgggctggtgctgctgcggAGGCGGAAGGGAGCACAGTGTTCGCACAAGTGTTTTTATCTGGGCACTCAGAGAGGCTGTCCAGGGAGCCCGCTCGACCACGAAGCTTCCTCGGGGACGAGGTCTATACCCGCGGGAAGAGCGCTCCTGCTCCCCGgcctccccctgcagcccccgtACGGGCGCTCAGCGCGGAACACACCCCACCCTTCCCAAGCGCCCTCACGGTGCCGCCGCAAGATGGCGGCCGCCGCCATAGCGCGCGCGGCCCCGCCCATCCCGTCACGGAGCGCGCGCGGGCGGGGCGGGTCCCTCCCACTCGCCCAGCGCGTGCCCGCCCGCGCGCTCGCGCGCGCTCCGACCTCCGCCCGCGCCGGGTCTCGCGCACGGACatggcggcggccgcggccggcGGGGAACGGACCCGGCCGGACCCGGCGGAGCAGCGGGCCGAGCTGGGGCCGCTCCTGGCCACGGCCCTCCGGCCCGGCGAGTCCTGGTGAGCACACCCGcgcctcccctccctccccgtCCCCCTCCCCTGCGGGCGGCGGGGCCTGCGGACCGGGCCGCGCCGCCGCTGAGGGGCCGCGCCGGGCGGTGCCGTGTGTTGCAGGTACCTGGTGGAGAGCCGGTGGTTCAAGCAATGGAAGAAGTACGTGGGCTTCGACAGCTGGGACATGTTCGGCGCCGGCGATCCCAACCTCTTCCCGGGCCCCGTCGACAACGCGGGCCTGTTCCCGGGGCCCATCGACAACTCGGGCCTGTTCGGCGGTGAGTGCTGCGGGcagcgggccggggctggggctcgGCCGGGAACTTCCCCGCGCCGCTTTCGCTTTCGGAGCCGGGCGCTGCAGGGGCCGCGCGGCCGCACCGCCCTGGCCGTGAGGGGACCGGCCGGGCTCTGCCGCCCCGGAGCGCCGCTGTTCCTCCGTGTCCCGGCACTACGTGTGTCCCTCTGGAGAGGAAAAGGCGCTGATTGTGatgccctgctctctgctgtctGTCTCCTTTTAGATCCGCAAACTCAAAGTTTGAAAGAACACCTCATTGATGAGCTGGATTACGTGCTGGTGCCCACCGAAGCCTGGAACAAGCTAGTAGCGTGGTACGGCTGTATAGACGGACAGCAGCCTATTGTGAGGAAAGTAAGTATGGCTGAATCaacttctcctcctcctggttTCATTTTTTGATCTCCATCAAACGTAAACGGTTTGTTTTGCCATATGCCAGCTAAGACAGGATTCTCAGTAGCTCTTTGGAGATAATAACGTGATGTCTTTTTGCCTTGTCTGAAAAATTACTTGCCTGTATTTCAGCCAAAATGCCTGAATGTTTAGGGGTTCTGAGTTGATGGTTTATTTGGGGCAAGAACCCTGAACCTTGTTCAGGTTATGATTCTTTGGACTAGTACAATGCTTTTATATTGCATGGAATAGTTTGTACTTTGTGGATCAGTGTAAGTTGTTGGTCAAACTAGTTTATCTTCCAGGACAGAATGAGTCTTTTAGTGCAGATGGATTAGGGGCTTCCTCTGGAATGTAAGGTGattcttattttctcttccaaaatTGTGTGATTCTAAAATCTTTCTAAAGAGATGGATATATGGTTTTGTTCTGTAAGTCATATTTTTGGTTGACAATTGCAGTCAGGTATGCATTCTGAATATATAACCTGTTTTGTAAGGTGGAATTGACaagtgtttgttttcattttgtttggggtttttttttggttggttgttttttttggaAAGTGTATAGGTaaaaggttttttgtttttatttagtttttgcCCATTGTTCTGACTAAATTGAGCAATGCCAGTGTGTGGGGCTCATTAAGAAACTAATCACTACACCAAGTGTTGATGTAATATGGAATTAACATCACTTATGTTTAAGCAGCGCTGTGTTGTAAGTAAGAGTTACTTCAGGTGTGCAATACCTAGCAATATGTGGCACCAGAAGGGAAGTAAGATCAGGAAGTGCTGGAATGTTGTCATTCAGTGTGGGCTAGAAATTGCAGGTAGTAAGAAATTCTGATGTCTTCAGGAGTGGTGAGTTAACCCAGGATCACCTGGGTTACTTCAGGTTCACTCAGCTGAGTAGACAGAACTCCCATGGAAGCAAgaagcaggagaggagaaaataattacaGCATTAAAGGAGATGTGGTTTTAGAGAAACATGTAACATCTTGAGGAATTGTGAGTCTGTGCTGAGAGGGAGAACTGGTGCTGTCAGTGATCAGTGCCTCTCCAAGTGAGGGAGCTTTCCTTCCTGAGCTGGCTGATTGCTGTCACAAAGCCCCTTTTTTGTGGCACACTcccttttctgaaaaaattgaaatttgaCAAGAGATTTGGGAGCTATTGGGGAAACACTTGGGCTTAACTGCATGAGCCTTCTTTTGTTGTGGTATGTGATGCTGCTTTCAGTGGTGCAGTAACCAAGGGGGTAGAGCTCAGTGCTGGTTTACAGACCTGACATGCCAGGTTATTCTGGGTCTATTAAGAGTAAATTTTTCAAGTTTTGAATTGCTATGAAACTGTCAGTCTCTGTTGTTAACCTGATAACTGAAGGGGGTTTTTATATTTAAGGAGACACTAAAATATAGCAGAATGGTTGGTTTGTGGGAGGTAAGAGCATCTTACAAAAATCCAGTAGGTCAGCGAGACACAgaggctgccctgctgcacctGAGCAGGATGTGGGCAGGATCTGGTTACACTATTCCCCAGACTGCATGAAAAGTCAAGCACTTAAACTTGTGGTCCTTGAGTGCCTTAAGACTTTTCCTAAAGATGGATCAACTGTAATTCATATATAAAAACATCCATAAAAGTAGGATCTGGGAAGTGATTTTCAGGCATCTTTATGgttttaaaagatatttcttCCATCTCTGTGTTTGATGATCAGAGCCAAGTACAGGAGGATTAGATTTGATTTATTTGTGGTTCAATTTCTTTTGATAGTCTCAAACCATATTTTTGTGCAGTCATCTCTGGAGTCCTGTGGGAAGGTTTATTAATGTGCTTCCTCAGCAGCTGGGTTGTGCTGAGATTGCTGGGCAGTGGCATGACATGAGCTGTCCTTTGGCAGAGAACAAGGAAGCTGCTCAGATGCAGTTTAAAAGACATCTGCAGGTGATTAGAGACTCTATTCCTCCATCCTGATGGACACAGTGATCTGATCAGGAACTTCTTGGAAAgagttcttttcttttctgaatatGGCTCTTATTTGTTTCTGACTACAGAATGCTGGAGAACAGGAAGTCACATTTAGTGAcatttattctgaaaaataaatggaaactTTTGacttggtttcttttctttcctgaaaacaAGTCTGCTCTGCTTGTCAAGAAGCTGTTTAAACAGGGAGTTTTACTTTCTGTTGTAACAGCAAAGTACTGAAGATCTTGTCAAATGTGTTTGTTAATTATTTACCTTTAAAGCACCTTGCATATCTAATAAAACCTTCTAAAAGCAGCAATCCTCAGAAATGGAAGCATAATTTAGTAGAATTGTCACTATAAGTCTAGGTCTTAatgctttatttctttccaaagCTGTAATATGTTAGGTGTAGATCATACCAAGTTTGGTGTCACAGGAATAGAACGGAATATTTCAGTTGGAGGGGACTTAATCATCTGGTCCAACTGCCTGACC
Proteins encoded in this window:
- the GPX1 gene encoding glutathione peroxidase 1, which encodes MAAAGARGRVARLEELAAKPLGAAEPLSLGSLKGKVLLVVNVASLUGTTKRDYQQLNELQQRFGPRGLQVLGFPCNQFGHQENCTNEEILPMLEHVRPGNGFKPNFMMFEKCDVNGKDAHPLFTFLKEALPFPHDDPSSLMTNPQYIIWSPVCRNDIAWNFEKFLIRPDGMPFKRYSRHFETIKIQDDIEMLLQKVD